A single genomic interval of Gouania willdenowi chromosome 22, fGouWil2.1, whole genome shotgun sequence harbors:
- the LOC114456252 gene encoding ras GTPase-activating protein-binding protein 2-like codes for MEMEKSSPLFVAQEFVRQYYSLLNNAPDVLHGSDSSYVHGGLDTNGNLAEPVNGQAGIHEKMVSLCECHTKIRHVDAHAMLNNGVVVQVLGELSNSGQPMRKFLQTFVLAPEGSDAKKYDIHNNIFCYVDEVFGDSDAEPKTQQTPKPRVGSKSKMQKAPLPPRAQHTDRRSFPPQRPRTGGRDGGPGDTDNRRIVRYPDSHQLFVRNLPHDTDESELKELFMTYGNVVELRINTRGRKLPKFAFVVFDNSDPVQNILQDEPILFRGEMRLHVAEKKTWAVREREQKMRLNNRGPRGSQGIVESGMMREHDGGRDGGPGDTDNRRIVRYPDSHQLFVRNLPHDTDESELKELFMAYGNVVELRINTRGRKLPKFAFVVFDNSDPVQNILQDEPIWFRGEVRLNVQKKKAWAVRERECREMR; via the exons ATGGAGATGGAGAAGTCAAGTCCCCTGTTTGTAGCGCAAGAGTTTGTGAGGCAATATTATAGCCTCCTAAACAATGCTCCAGATGTTTTGCACGG gaGTGATTCTTCCTATGTTCATGGAGGACTTGATACAAATGGAAACCTGGCTGAACCTGTGAATGGACAAGCG GGAATCCATGAGAAGATGGTGTCACTCTGTGAATGCCACACAAAGATCAGGCACGTGGATGCCCATGCCATGCTGAATAATGGAGTTGTTGTGCAGGTACTTGGAGAGCTGTCCAACAGTGGCCAACCAATGAGGAAGTTCCTGCAGACGTTTGTTCTTGCTCCAGAA GGTTCGGATGCCAAAAAGTATGATATACACAACAACATCTTCTGCTATGTGGATGAAGTATTTGGTGACTCTGATGCTGAGCCAAAAACCCAACAGACACCCAAG CCCAGAGTTGGGTCCAAATCAAAGATGCAAAAGGCACCCCTGCCCCCCAGAGCCCAGCACACTGACCGACGAAGCTTCCCTCCACAAAGACCTAGAACTG GTGGCAGAGATGGTGGACCTGGAGATACGGACAACAGGCGTATTGTTCGATACCCTGACAGTCACCAGCTATTTGTCAGAAATCTTCCACATGACACCGATGAGAGCGAGCTCAAAGAATTATTCATGA CATATGGAAATGTGGTGGAGCTGAGGATTAACACCAGGGGTAGAAAGTTGCCCAAGTTTGCATTTGTGGTCTTTGACAACTCTGATCCTGTTCAAAATATCCTTCAGGATGAG CCCATACTATTCCGAGGTGAGATGCGTCTGCATGTGGCGGAGAAGAAGACATGGGCAGTCCGTGAACGTGAACAGAAAATGAGGCTCAACAATCGGGGACCCAGAGGTTCACAAGGCATCGTGGAAAGCGGAATGATGCGTGAGCACGACG GTGGCAGAGATGGTGGACCTGGAGATACGGACAACAGACGTATTGTTCGATACCCTGACAGTCACCAGCTATTTGTCAGAAATCTTCCACATGACACCGATGAGAGCGAGCTCAAAGAATTATTCATGG CATATGGAAATGTGGTGGAGCTGAGGATTAACACCAGGGGTAGAAAGTTGCCCAAGTTTGCATTTGTGGTCTTTGACAACTCTGATCCTGTTCAAAATATCCTTCAGGATGAG CCTATATGGTTCCGAGGTGAGGTGCGTCTGAATGTGCAGAAGAAGAAGGCATGGGCAGTCCGTGAACGTGAATGTCGTGAAATGAGGTGA